The following proteins are encoded in a genomic region of Pagrus major chromosome 16, Pma_NU_1.0:
- the ptafr gene encoding platelet-activating factor receptor, translated as MDSKFRYVLFPVAYSIIFILGLVENIYVLYVLRCLREAKNMSEIRIYMTNLTIADLLFVLALPFWIDYYSQEGNWRSGEEICRLSGSLFFINTYCSVLFLGAISVNRYWAVTRPLDAASSDHRRRGIIVCVIIWLLSVSMAVPYLTSKQTNKDKNFIRCFEGYQNETESAKVGMAVTHFAIIGSFFVVFFLVVVCNFLIARKLLSQGPTQSTNISRECTKTMSSTSRRPRGVKRRALQMLIAVVGVFVLCFLPHHVIQGPWTLAVLQIKEGWGHVKWSDDARQVLNNAHQITLLLMGLNCILDPVVYCFATRKFRRFIMAHIKKVGKGEGCSQTANTQLSMHNRNQSLRPQNEDQEHEMD; from the coding sequence ATGGATTCCAAATTTCGTTACGTCCTCTTTCCAGTTGCCTACAGTATCATCTTCATCCTTGGCCTTGTCGAGAACATCTACGTGCTGTATGTCCTGCGCTGCCTCCGCGAAGCCAAGAATATGAGCGAAATCCGCATCTACATGACAAACTTGACCATCGCTGATCTCCTTTTTGTGCTCGCTCTTCCCTTCTGGATTGACTATTACAGTCAAGAGGGTAACTGGCgctctggagaagaaatttgcCGGCTGAGTGGTTCATTGTTCTTCATCAACACCTACTGCTCCGTCCTCTTCCTCGGAGCCATCAGCGTCAACCGATACTGGGCTGTCACCCGGCCTCTGGATGCTGCCTCTTCGGACCACAGGCGTCGTGGGATCATCGTGTGCGTCATCATCTGGTTGTTGAGCGTGTCGATGGCTGTTCCATATCTGACATCTAAACAGACCAACAAAGACAAGAACTTTATTCGCTGTTTCGAGGGGTACCAAAATGAAACAGAGTCAGCGAAGGTGGGAATGGCTGTCACTCATTTTGCTATAATTGGATCAttttttgttgtcttctttcttGTCGTGGTGTGTAATTTCCTTATTGCTCGGAAGTTACTTTCTCAAGGTCCCACTCAGTCTACGAATATATCTAGAGAGTGCACCAAGACCATGTCTTCCACATCTAGAAGGCCCAGGGGTGTGAAACGGAGGGCCCTGCAGATGCTGATAGCTGTGGTGGGggtgtttgttctgtgtttccTGCCCCACCATGTCATTCAAGGCCCATGGACACTGGCAGTGTTGCAGATCAAGGAGGGCTGGGGCCACGTAAAGTGGAGCGACGATGCTCGTCAGGTGTTGAACAACGCGCATCAGATCACTTTGCTTCTCATGGGCCTCAATTGCATTTTGGACCCAGTAGTTTATTGTTTCGCCACAAGGAAGTTCAGAAGGTTCATCATGGCCCACATTAAAAAGGTAGGAAAGGGAGAGGGCTGTTCACAGACGGCCAACACACAGCTGTCCATGCACAACAGGAATCAGAGCCTGAGACCCCAGAACGAGGACCAAGAGCACGAAATGGACTGA
- the LOC141010833 gene encoding platelet-activating factor receptor-like, translating to MDSTTERVNMSGTSASNSTFLDSEFRYVLFPVAYSIIFILGLVENIYVLYVLRCLREAKNMSEIRIYMTNLTIADLLFVLALPFWIGYYSHRNWIYGDYLCRLSGSLFFINTYCSVLFLGAISVNRYWAVTRPLDAASSDHRRRGIIVCVIIWLLTVSMAVPFLTSKQTNKDENFTRCFEGYQNETESAKVQVAANNFAIIGSFFVVFFLVVVCNLLIARKLLSQGPTQSTIISRKCTRTMSSTSRRPRGVKRRALQMLIAVVGVFILCFLPHHVIQGPWTLAVLQIKEGFGHVKWSEEARQVLNDAHQITLLLMGLNCILDPVVYCFATRKFRRFIMAHIKKVGKGEGCSQTANSQLSMDSRNQSLRPQNEDQEHEMD from the coding sequence ATGGACTCAACCACAGAACGAGTTAACATGTCAGGAACCTCTGCAAGTAACTCGACCTTCCTGGATTCCGAATTTCGTTACGTCCTCTTTCCAGTTGCCTACAGTATCATCTTCATCCTTGGCCTTGTCGAGAACATCTACGTGCTGTATGTCCTGCGCTGCCTCCGTGAAGCCAAGAATATGAGCGAAATCCGCATCTACATGACAAACTTGACCATCGCTGATCTCCTTTTTGTGCTCGCTCTTCCCTTCTGGATTGGCTATTACAGTCACCGTAACTGGATCTACGGAGACTACCTTTGCCGGCTGAGTGGTTCATTGTTCTTCATCAACACCTACTGCTCCGTCCTCTTCCTCGGAGCCATCAGCGTCAACCGATACTGGGCTGTCACCCGGCCTCTGGATGCTGCCTCTTCGGACCACAGGCGTCGTGGGATCATCGTGTGCGTCATCATCTGGTTGTTGACCGTGTCGATGGCTGTTCCATTTCTGACATCTAAACAGACCAACAAAGACGAGAACTTCACTCGCTGTTTCGAGGGTTACCAAAATGAAACAGAGTCAGCAAAGGTGCAAGTGGCTGCCAATAATTTTGCTATAATTGGATCAttttttgttgtcttctttcttGTCGTGGTGTGTAATTTACTTATTGCTCGGAAGTTACTTTCTCAAGGTCCCACTCAGTCTACGATTATATCTAGAAAGTGCACGAGGACCATGTCTTCCACATCTAGAAGGCCCAGGGGTGTGAAACGGAGGGCCCTGCAGATGCTGATAGCTGTGGTGGGGGTGTTTATTCTGTGTTTCCTGCCCCACCATGTCATTCAAGGCCCATGGACACTGGCAGTGTTGCAGATCAAGGAGGGCTTTGGCCACGTAAAGTGGAGCGAGGAGGCTCGTCAGGTGTTGAACGACGCACATCAGATCACTTTGCTTCTCATGGGCCTCAATTGCATTTTGGACCCAGTAGTTTATTGTTTCGCCACAAGGAAGTTCAGAAGGTTCATCATGGCCCACATTAAAAAGGTAGGAAAGGGAGAGGGCTGTTCACAGACGGCCAACTCACAGTTATCCATGGACAGCAGGAATCAGAGCCTGAGACCCCAGAACGAGGACCAAGAGCACGAAATGGACTGA